Sequence from the Leptospira dzoumogneensis genome:
CTAAAATTGATTTTTGATCTTTCTATCTTCATTTTTTGTCCAACGCCTTGATATCTCCGAGTATCTCATCCACGTGACCTTTCACGCTTACCTTCGGATAAACTTTCAAAATTTTCAGATCTGTTCCGATCAGGAATGTGGTCCTAAGGATCCCCATAAATTCTCTTCCCATAAATTTTTTCAACTGCCAGACTCCGTAAGCCTCGCAGATACTTCCGTCCTCGTCGGAGAGAAGAGTAAAATTGAGTTCTTGTTTTTCTATAAATTTCTGGTGGGACTTAACCGAATCTTTTGAGACACCAACTACGTTATAACCTTCCTTTTTCAGTCTCGCGAAATTATCTCTAAAATCACAGGCCTCAGTAGTGCAGCCTGGGGTTTGGTCCTTAGGATAAAAATATAATACCAAACCTTTTTTTCCGGCCAGATCCTTGAGAGAGACCTTTTCCCCGTCTTGGTTCAGGGTCGTAAAACTAGGGGCCTTGGACCCCGCTTTTAAAGTACTCATACAAAGACAAATGATGGGGGACTCTGCTTCTATTCAAGATTTTTTGTTTCGTTTCCGTTTTTGGCAGGGAAGAAGAAGGTAAAAAGCCTTGCGAAATTGGAAAACCTGACGATAGTAAAAGTATGGATCCTAAAGAAAGAATGGAACTGATCCGTCAGGGAAATCAGGCCTTCAACGAAGGTGATATCCGAAAGGCCAGGGAATGTTTTCTGAAAACGGAATACAAGGACGGGCTAATTCGTTTAGGAGACCATTTCATGTTCGAAAAAAAACTTCCGATCCTCGCCTACGGTTATTATAAGAAGGCGGGTTATCAGAGAAGGATAGACGAAATTTTCCAAAGAATGTTATGGGCACTTTCCCAATGGATCGGACCCGATAAGTTCAAAAATCCAGAACCCGAAAGAAAGGCTCCGGATCCGGAAGATTTTGTGGTCCATCCGATCTTAAGACAAACCGCCTTGGACATACTCAAGAAAAACGGAATGTCTATCTAAGAGTTATTCACTTTTATGTGGATCAGCTTCTTCCTTTAAAGTTTTCCATCGTATTATAAACTCCGAAAATTTTATCTGCAAGCCAGTCGAACACCGAAATCGGAAGTATTCCTTTGAGAGCATTAGAAAGATAAATTGTCCAAGGCAAAAGTAATCTAGGTTTTCCTTTTTTCATCGCATTCCAGACTTTTGACGTCACATATTTAGGAGAAAGTATAGGAGTGAATAACATCCCTTTTACCCCCTCAAACATTCCCGTTGAAATATAGGCAGGATTTACAGTCGTTACCTTTACATGGTCGAAACCCGATTGGAGTAATTCCAATCTTAAGGAGTCGCTCCATCCAGTCTCTGCCCACTTGGAGGCGCAATACACACTCATTTTTGGATTCGAGATCAGACCTGCCGCTGAAGAAATGTTTACGATCCTGAAATCTCCTGATTGGTCGGATAACATTTTAGGCAGTAAAAATCTAGTCAAATACATTGGACCTAAAACGTTAACCGACATTGTTTTCTCTATATCGGATTTAGGATCATGTTCCCAGAAATACTTTCCTCTTACGATACCTGCGTTGTTTATGATTATATCGATGCCACCCAGTTCGGATTCGATCTTAGAAGATGCCTGCCGAATCTTTTCGAGATCGGAGACATCTATAACTTCTGTAAGAATTTTTGTAGTATCCGATTTTAATTCCTTTGCGGCAAGACTCAGAGCTTCCGAATTTAGGTCCCAGAGAACTATTGCCGATGCCTTTTCTTGCACGGAAAGTTCAGCGTAAATTTTTCCCATTCCCATTGCGGCACCGGTGATCAATATTCTCTTTCCCTTTACGGTTTTCATATTATTCCTTGGAGATCGTAAGTTTGTATTGGATCTTCTCTTTAAAATTCGTTTCGTCTTCACATTTTAGGAATAAGTTTTCTGAGAAATATCAACAATTATTAATGTCTTCGAAAAGGTTTGAACCATTGACAAAACCGTATTAAATGTTCCTTTTTAGCTACAGCGGTAGGTAAGATTTATGAATTGGTCGATTCTTTCGATTTTTATGATGGTGCTTGGTGTTTCGGTTTACGCACAAGGAGGCGGTTCTGGCAAACCTAGAATGGGAGGACCAGGAAGTCCTTGTTTTGAAGACAGGCAAAAATATTGTAGTGATGTCCCGAAAGGCCAAGGTAGGATACGAGATTGTCTAAAGGAAAACTTGGACAAACTTTCTCCTGAATGCAAAGAACATTTGGATAAAAGATGGGGAAAGAAAAAATCCTAAATTTAAAGGACAAAAGAGGATTAAATCCGTTCATTTAGGAAAGAATTCTTCTATCTCATTTCAGAGGATTCCGGATCTTGTCGTCTAGAATCCTTTTGAAATGTTTTCCAATAAGATTATATACCCGTTCCTTCTATCCTTAATTATTATACTCTTTCCTGGTTGTTTTTTTTCCGGAAACGACAGAAAGAATGACAAAACTACCCAAACAACTCCTCCCGTCGAAAGACTTTATGCTTCTACCTGGTCCCAAGATTTTTATGCAATGATGAAGTATGTCCATCTTTATGATGAGATCCATCCATTTTTGTATAATTTGGAAGGTGGACGCAGCAATACGGGCCGTATTCTTTCCGTATGGAAGAAGGATGAAATAGATGAAAGGATCCGTTGGCTAAGGCTCATGTCTCCCAGGACATTGATCATTCCCACGATCTTTCGTTGGGAAAATGATTTCGAAAAAGTTTCCGATGTGATCGGTCTGAACGGAAACACCAAAGTCAGAGATCTTCATATCCAAAATATTCTGAAAGAAATAGATACATACGGATACGACGGGATCGATATAGACTATGAAGGAATGACCTGCGAGAAGAAGGAAGTATTTCAGGAATTTCTAATACTTCTGCGTGACGAACTGCATAAAAAAGGGAAAATCCTATCTGTAGCCATCCATCCCAAGACCGTTGCGGAAAAACCTTCCGTCTATCCTTGCAAAGGTTTGAAATCTCCAATACAGGTGGATTTTTACGAGGCGTATAGGGGACAGTTAACTCATGATTATGAGTTTTTGGGAAAAGTCGCAGATAAGGTCAAAATTATGGCCTATGAATTGCATCCCCGCAAACAAGGTTTTCCAGGACCCGGCCCCCAAGCTCCTGATTGGTGGATAGATAAAATTTTAGAATACGCGGTTGCTCGTATCCCGAACGAAAAATTATATATGGCGATCCCAACTTACGGATATGACTGGGCATTACATTGTCAGGCGGAGACAAAATCGGTCTATTATTCCAGGGCAAAATGGATCCGGGAAAAAATGGCTCCTCGCAAAGAAGAGCCCACAGACGTATTAGAAATTTTTAAAACGCAGCCTAAGGCTGCGGATTGGACATATCTCAGGCCTTATTTATACAGACACCAAGGACATGTATATTCGGATCCTTCTCTATGGTATAGAATGGGTGGTTGTGATCGTGTAGCATTCTATATGAACAGAAGCGCTTTCGAGAAGAAGATGAAAATATTGGATAAGTATAAGATCCGAGGATTTTCTTTCTGGCAATTAATAGAAGATAATGATCCTGAGATCCATAAATATCTGGAAGAAAAATTAGGACCTGAACTTTCGGAAGTACATTAAGATTCCTTCATGATACTTCCGGAGATGATCAGTTTCTGGATCTCGCTTGTTCCTCCGCCAATCTCTCCCAATCGAGTGTCTCTGTATAGGCGAGAGACTTTATATTCGTCCATATAACCGGCTCCACCATGGATCTGGACCGCAAGATTCGTAACTTCTCTCGCTGCAGTAGTTGCGAATAATTTGCATGCGGCACATTTTCCGGAAAGACTCATGCTTGGTTTCCCTTCCGATTCTATTCTTTCCATTTCCCAGGCAGTATTATAAGTAAGCCATTTTGCCGCTTCGTACTTGGAATAAATTTCCGCCAGCATGAACGCAACACCTTGGTGTTGGTAAATAGATTTGCCGAAACTTTTGCGGGAAGCGGAAAAAGATTTAGATTCATCTAAACATGCCTTCATAACTCCTAAGGAATAAGCCGCTAGAGAAAGTCTTTCCGCGTTAAAGGTTTGCATTGTTTGTCTAAAACCTTTTCCTAATTTACCTAAAATATTCTCTTCCGGAACTTCTACATCTTCGAAGAATAATGCTCCGGTAGGAGATGCTTTGAGTCCCATCTTGTCCATGGCGGCCGATCTTGAGATACCCTTGGAATTCAGATCTACAATAAAATGAGTGAGTCCTTTTTCTTTTCCGGTTTCGTCTTGGGTCCTTGCTAGGACCAAACAATAGTCCGCATTGGGTGCATTCGTGATAAAAGTTTTTTGACCCGAGAGAAGATAACGATCCTTTCCTGATTTTTTAGCAAGAGAAGAAAGTCCCGAAACGTCAGAACCTCCGTCAGGTTCTGTAACTCCTAAGGAACCGATTGTTTTGCCTGAAATAATATTTGGCAGATATTTTTTCTTCTGCTCCGGAGTTCCGAAATGTTTGATCGGAAGTCCGAATAAACCTGCAGAAGCCCCTGCACTGAAAAAAGTAGAACCGCATGATTCGGAAATGATCTCCATTGCCAAGGTGCTTAAAAAAACTCCAGCACCTTGTCCGCCGAATTCCTCTTCATGTAATAGACCTAAATAGCCAGCTTCTCCCAGTTTTAGATAATGAGATCTGGGAAGTTCCTTAGTTTTATCCGCTTCTTCTGCAAAAGGATGGATCTCCTTTTTACAAAAATTACGAAATGATTCTGTGAACTCTTGTTCATCGGAGCTTAGGCTAAAATCCATTTATGATCCCTCGGATCCTGCTAAACTTGAAGAAAGATATACGAAGGCAAGGAATTTAAAATACTATTTTCCTTTGAAAACAGCGGTCCTTTTTTCCAATAAAGAGCGGATCCCTTCTTGGCCGTCTTCGGATTTTAAACAATCGGTTACCAGAGGTACTAGATCATCAATTGCTTCCAGATCTCCTACTTCGATCGCTTTTCTTGCGTTTGCTAAGACTGCATCTATTGCCTTAGGGGCCTGAGCGGAAATTTTTTCCGCAAGCTCTATTGCTCTCGCTAATAATTCTTTTTTAGGTAGAACTTCCTGCACGATCCCTATCCGATATGCTTCGGGAGCATCGAAAGTATCTCCTGTCAGGATATATTTCATTGCATTTCCCCAACCGGAAGTTCTTACAAATCGGATCGTTGCTCCGCCGAAAGGTAAAATCCCTCTTTGCACTTCCATTTGAGCGAATACGGTTTTTTCCGCGGCGAGTGAGATGTCGGAGGCCAACATCAATTCGATCCCTAAAGTTAGGCAAAACCCGTGGACTGCGGTGATCAAAGGTTTTTTACGGATCCTGCCTGTTCCTCCCGTATCCCAAGGATTGATATTTCCTTTTTGGAAAAAATTTCTGCCTTGTTCAATGATTGATTTTGCGACATCTTCCAATTCTAAACCGAAAGTAAAATGAAGACCGTTCGCATATAAAACCGCACATCTGGAACTTGGATCGTCTTCGTAGACTGTAAGTGCATCACTTAACTCCATGATCATTTGTGTATTCATCGCATTTCTGGCATCAGAACGGTTAAGTGTGATACAAAACACAGGGCCTTTCTTTTCGGTCTGGATATAAGTATACGATTTCATAAAATCCTCTCAGTTGAGTAGACCATATAGTCTACTCTTTGGATCCTATGTCTTTTGTTTTTCTAAATTTGATGTCAAACTTTTTATCTTTTTAGGAAGAACTGATTTCGTTTCCCAACTAAAATAGGAGGTCCTACAGAAGGTTGACAATAAGCAAGGATAGTAGATAAAGCCTTGGATGCCTAATATTCCGATTCACCTTCCGGAACAGATCTCTCAATTTCCGGTTTTCTGGATTTTAGTTTCTTTTGCGATATTCGGAACGTATCTAGGTGCCTTATTATGTATAGGGCAGAATATTCTAGAAAGAAAAACGGCTCTCAATCGTTTGCTTTCTTTGTTATTCGTATGTTTGGGATTACTGCAAGGAACCTGTTTATTTTATGTATTCGGGCTTTCTTCTTCTTTTCCTAGGATTGTTCTTCTTCATATTCCTGTTTTGGGTTCCATAGGTCCGATACTATACGGAATTCATAAGATCATACAAAATTCGGAATTCGAAAAATCCACATTGGGTTTAAGTCCCAAACATTCTATTCTACCCGGGATTATTTGGATTTTATATTTTTTAAGTTTTGCGCCGGATCCAGATATGATTCGCGAAGGCATCCGAATATTCTCCGAAACAAGAAGCGCATTCGATCTGTTTTTTCTCATCCCGTTACTTATACTTGCCGCCTATATTGCGGGACTACTGAGAGGGAGTAGAATATTATTTAAACCGAATGTTTTGAAAGAGGAATGGACCGCAAGAGTTCTACTTTATATCATTCTTGCCACGATCGCAAACCATTCCGTGGGTGCATTTTTTCTAATGGATAAGAATCCGCTCTTTCTGCTAGTAAGTGCCTCTATGATGGGGTTGAGTCTTTGTGTTTCTTATTTGATTGGCAGAAGGTACCCTGCTTATTTCCAAAATTTGCAGGAAGTCGCAAGAGTTACCTTCCAAAAATATTCCCGCTCCTTGCTCCAAGGTATGGATCTCGCTGCTCTTAGGGAAAATTTACTACAATCTATGGAAGTCGAAAAATTATACAAAGACGAGGACTTGAGTTTGGCAAGTCTTGCGGATGACTTAGGACTTTCTTCTCATCAACTTTCGGAATTGATCAACCAGGAAATGGGCAAAAATTTTTCCGCATTTGTGAATGAGTATAGGATTAAAGAGGCTTGTGAACTGCTCACTAAGAACAAGGATTCTTCTATCCTGGATATTGCCTATGAGGTGGGATTTAGGAGCAAAACTTCATTTCATAGGGCGTTTCAGAAAGAAGTTGGAGTTCCTCCATCCGAATTTAGGGAAAAAAATCCATAATATCGGTCCCATCCTATCAATTGAAACCGGTTCTGCGGTTTCGGTTTATAGAATGGAACGACGGATCTGGGATATTACGTATAATTCAATCCATCAGTTACATCGGAGTGGATATGAGTTCCTTGGCCCTTGAGCGAAAAAACATTTCGGATCGATTTACCGAAAAAGAAAAAACAAAACGTATCATCAAATGGATCCGACGTTCGGATTCTAAACTCAGAAAACGTTTCTCATTTTTAAAATACCAAGATGCGATCGGGTTCGGGATCACTATGGGTTCCGCTTTAGGAATGATCCTGCTCGGAAGTTTGTATGTAATGGATATCATACCATTCTGGGCTTGTATTATCGGGAATGGGATCTTAGCTTCCTTTCTTCATGAGATGGAACATGACCTGATCCATAGTATTTATTTTAAAGAAAATCCTAAGATGCAGAATTTTCTATTCTGGATGGTCTGGTTATTCCGCGCGAATACGGTCAATCCTTGGTTCAGGAAAGAGATCCACCTTCTTCATCATA
This genomic interval carries:
- a CDS encoding glycosyl hydrolase family 18 protein produces the protein MMKYVHLYDEIHPFLYNLEGGRSNTGRILSVWKKDEIDERIRWLRLMSPRTLIIPTIFRWENDFEKVSDVIGLNGNTKVRDLHIQNILKEIDTYGYDGIDIDYEGMTCEKKEVFQEFLILLRDELHKKGKILSVAIHPKTVAEKPSVYPCKGLKSPIQVDFYEAYRGQLTHDYEFLGKVADKVKIMAYELHPRKQGFPGPGPQAPDWWIDKILEYAVARIPNEKLYMAIPTYGYDWALHCQAETKSVYYSRAKWIREKMAPRKEEPTDVLEIFKTQPKAADWTYLRPYLYRHQGHVYSDPSLWYRMGGCDRVAFYMNRSAFEKKMKILDKYKIRGFSFWQLIEDNDPEIHKYLEEKLGPELSEVH
- a CDS encoding SDR family oxidoreductase, producing MKTVKGKRILITGAAMGMGKIYAELSVQEKASAIVLWDLNSEALSLAAKELKSDTTKILTEVIDVSDLEKIRQASSKIESELGGIDIIINNAGIVRGKYFWEHDPKSDIEKTMSVNVLGPMYLTRFLLPKMLSDQSGDFRIVNISSAAGLISNPKMSVYCASKWAETGWSDSLRLELLQSGFDHVKVTTVNPAYISTGMFEGVKGMLFTPILSPKYVTSKVWNAMKKGKPRLLLPWTIYLSNALKGILPISVFDWLADKIFGVYNTMENFKGRS
- the bcp gene encoding thioredoxin-dependent thiol peroxidase, whose amino-acid sequence is MSTLKAGSKAPSFTTLNQDGEKVSLKDLAGKKGLVLYFYPKDQTPGCTTEACDFRDNFARLKKEGYNVVGVSKDSVKSHQKFIEKQELNFTLLSDEDGSICEAYGVWQLKKFMGREFMGILRTTFLIGTDLKILKVYPKVSVKGHVDEILGDIKALDKK
- a CDS encoding crotonase/enoyl-CoA hydratase family protein yields the protein MKSYTYIQTEKKGPVFCITLNRSDARNAMNTQMIMELSDALTVYEDDPSSRCAVLYANGLHFTFGLELEDVAKSIIEQGRNFFQKGNINPWDTGGTGRIRKKPLITAVHGFCLTLGIELMLASDISLAAEKTVFAQMEVQRGILPFGGATIRFVRTSGWGNAMKYILTGDTFDAPEAYRIGIVQEVLPKKELLARAIELAEKISAQAPKAIDAVLANARKAIEVGDLEAIDDLVPLVTDCLKSEDGQEGIRSLLEKRTAVFKGK
- a CDS encoding acyl-CoA dehydrogenase family protein; this encodes MDFSLSSDEQEFTESFRNFCKKEIHPFAEEADKTKELPRSHYLKLGEAGYLGLLHEEEFGGQGAGVFLSTLAMEIISESCGSTFFSAGASAGLFGLPIKHFGTPEQKKKYLPNIISGKTIGSLGVTEPDGGSDVSGLSSLAKKSGKDRYLLSGQKTFITNAPNADYCLVLARTQDETGKEKGLTHFIVDLNSKGISRSAAMDKMGLKASPTGALFFEDVEVPEENILGKLGKGFRQTMQTFNAERLSLAAYSLGVMKACLDESKSFSASRKSFGKSIYQHQGVAFMLAEIYSKYEAAKWLTYNTAWEMERIESEGKPSMSLSGKCAACKLFATTAAREVTNLAVQIHGGAGYMDEYKVSRLYRDTRLGEIGGGTSEIQKLIISGSIMKES
- a CDS encoding cysteine rich repeat-containing protein; this encodes MNWSILSIFMMVLGVSVYAQGGGSGKPRMGGPGSPCFEDRQKYCSDVPKGQGRIRDCLKENLDKLSPECKEHLDKRWGKKKS
- a CDS encoding helix-turn-helix domain-containing protein; protein product: MPNIPIHLPEQISQFPVFWILVSFAIFGTYLGALLCIGQNILERKTALNRLLSLLFVCLGLLQGTCLFYVFGLSSSFPRIVLLHIPVLGSIGPILYGIHKIIQNSEFEKSTLGLSPKHSILPGIIWILYFLSFAPDPDMIREGIRIFSETRSAFDLFFLIPLLILAAYIAGLLRGSRILFKPNVLKEEWTARVLLYIILATIANHSVGAFFLMDKNPLFLLVSASMMGLSLCVSYLIGRRYPAYFQNLQEVARVTFQKYSRSLLQGMDLAALRENLLQSMEVEKLYKDEDLSLASLADDLGLSSHQLSELINQEMGKNFSAFVNEYRIKEACELLTKNKDSSILDIAYEVGFRSKTSFHRAFQKEVGVPPSEFREKNP